The uncultured Flavobacterium sp. genome contains a region encoding:
- a CDS encoding DUF4262 domain-containing protein, which produces MNTKLNIEKYGLQVIIIKSTDYSPSFAYSVGLWQKCNHPEIICFGLSTSLLHEIINDVAEIIKANELLVENKTYPNIFEDSRVEFLKVDPRNINDYFNTAIKLYETDDFPALQLVWTDRNDKFPWEENFEEEFLYKQPLLDRNAHFKFREPKNLASFTTKHWLNEGKPILRVVHDEDGDWQFLTNDEITTENTIIVALEQLILSDKTLNEIFDLEYGEEAERDFIGDKWVRNKFECDDNE; this is translated from the coding sequence GTGAATACTAAACTTAATATTGAAAAGTATGGTCTTCAGGTAATAATTATAAAATCAACTGATTACTCACCTTCTTTTGCGTACAGCGTTGGTCTATGGCAAAAATGTAATCATCCCGAAATAATTTGCTTTGGATTATCAACATCTTTATTACACGAAATAATAAATGATGTCGCAGAAATAATAAAAGCAAATGAGTTACTAGTTGAAAATAAAACCTATCCAAATATTTTTGAAGATAGTAGAGTCGAGTTTTTAAAAGTAGATCCAAGAAATATCAACGACTATTTTAATACAGCTATAAAACTTTACGAAACTGATGATTTCCCAGCACTTCAATTAGTCTGGACAGATCGAAATGACAAATTTCCGTGGGAAGAAAATTTTGAAGAAGAATTTCTTTATAAACAACCTTTATTGGATAGAAATGCTCATTTTAAATTTAGAGAGCCAAAGAACCTTGCCTCTTTTACTACAAAACACTGGCTTAACGAAGGAAAACCAATTTTACGTGTTGTTCATGATGAAGATGGAGATTGGCAGTTTTTAACAAATGACGAGATAACAACAGAAAATACAATAATTGTTGCATTAGAACAACTAATTCTTAGTGATAAAACTCTAAATGAAATTTTTGATCTTGAATATGGAGAAGAGGCCGAAAGAGATTTTATTGGAGATAAATGGGTTAGAAATAAATTTGAATGCGATGATAATGAGTAA
- a CDS encoding alanine dehydrogenase, which produces MSITLTPFTKQQLLPQEEKLEIGRFRSELFIGIPKETSYQERRICLTPDAVNSLTYEGHRVMIESGAGESSSYSDKEYIDAGAEVTKDTRKVFGCPLLLKVEPPTLAEIEMINPETIIISAIQLKTKKKEYFEALAHKKITALAFEYIKDEDGTYPAVKSLSEIAGTASILIAAELMITDDFGKGLLFGNITGVPPTEVVILGAGTVGEFAAKTAIGLGANVKVFDNSITKLRRLQNNLNQRIFTSTIQQKALLKALRRCDVAIGAMRGKERCPIVVTETMVEHMKKGAVIVDVSIDTGGCFESSEVTTHEKPTFIKSNVLHYCVPNIPSRYSKTASLSISNILTPYLLQIAEDGGLENAIRLNNKGLKNGIYLYHGILTNKAIGEWFDLPDNDINLLVF; this is translated from the coding sequence ATGTCAATTACCTTAACTCCGTTTACGAAACAACAATTGTTGCCACAAGAAGAAAAACTTGAAATTGGCCGCTTCAGAAGTGAACTTTTTATAGGAATTCCTAAAGAAACAAGTTACCAGGAACGTCGTATTTGCCTGACTCCGGATGCAGTAAACTCTTTGACTTACGAAGGTCATCGTGTTATGATTGAATCTGGTGCCGGAGAAAGCTCAAGCTATTCTGATAAAGAATATATTGATGCTGGTGCAGAAGTAACAAAAGACACTAGAAAAGTTTTTGGCTGCCCATTGTTACTTAAAGTAGAACCCCCAACTTTAGCCGAAATCGAAATGATTAATCCGGAAACGATTATTATTTCAGCAATTCAGTTAAAAACCAAAAAGAAAGAATATTTCGAAGCTTTGGCTCACAAAAAGATCACAGCACTTGCTTTTGAATATATAAAGGATGAAGATGGCACTTATCCTGCTGTAAAATCATTAAGCGAAATTGCAGGAACAGCTTCTATACTTATTGCTGCCGAATTAATGATTACTGATGATTTTGGAAAAGGACTTTTATTTGGAAATATTACCGGCGTCCCTCCTACTGAAGTTGTAATCTTAGGTGCCGGAACTGTGGGCGAATTTGCAGCAAAAACCGCCATTGGACTTGGTGCAAACGTAAAAGTTTTTGACAATTCGATTACAAAATTACGTCGCTTACAGAATAATCTGAACCAACGGATTTTCACTTCTACCATTCAGCAAAAAGCGTTATTAAAAGCTTTAAGACGCTGTGATGTTGCTATTGGTGCTATGCGTGGTAAAGAACGCTGCCCCATTGTAGTTACAGAAACTATGGTAGAACACATGAAAAAAGGTGCTGTCATTGTTGATGTTAGCATTGACACCGGAGGCTGCTTCGAAAGCTCAGAAGTAACAACTCATGAAAAACCGACTTTTATAAAAAGTAATGTTTTGCATTATTGCGTACCAAATATTCCGTCAAGATATTCCAAAACTGCTTCATTATCAATAAGTAACATATTAACTCCATACTTGCTTCAGATAGCCGAAGATGGTGGTTTGGAAAACGCGATAAGACTCAATAATAAAGGGCTAAAAAACGGAATTTATTTATACCACGGAATCCTTACTAACAAAGCAATTGGCGAATGGTTTGATTTACCTGATAACGACATTAATTTACTTGTATTTTAA
- a CDS encoding DUF4258 domain-containing protein — protein MKFVHRFAYYLIGLIMGCFFVALVFSGKDTRCNYFPNARVLNNLRTKPFQYSPKAIQTLNEKWVDTADIKNTLTYGDVDFDQSNVPFKKGKLYIIEGKTVKNQEIILKITNYENKAVLEEIIKKPAKK, from the coding sequence ATGAAGTTCGTACATCGTTTTGCTTATTATTTGATTGGTCTAATTATGGGATGCTTTTTTGTAGCCCTTGTTTTCAGTGGAAAAGACACTCGTTGCAATTACTTTCCGAATGCCAGAGTTCTGAATAATTTAAGAACAAAACCTTTTCAATATTCTCCTAAAGCAATTCAGACTCTAAATGAAAAATGGGTTGATACTGCCGACATTAAAAACACTTTGACTTATGGAGATGTTGATTTTGATCAAAGCAATGTGCCTTTCAAAAAAGGAAAACTTTATATTATTGAAGGAAAAACGGTAAAAAATCAAGAAATTATCTTGAAAATTACCAACTATGAGAATAAAGCTGTTTTAGAAGAGATTATTAAAAAGCCTGCTAAAAAATAG
- a CDS encoding uracil-DNA glycosylase produces the protein MEINLSPEWQTVLKDEIQKPYFNELMLALDLEYQTNICYPPAELIFLAFNNCSFANLKVVIIGQDPYHGEGEANGLSFSVNDSVKIPPSLRNIFRELNDDLDAVFMPTSGNLEKWAQQGVLLLNASLTVRKDSPNSHKHLKWNLFTDAVIQAISDQKENVVFLLWGSFAQKKGLKIDRSKHHVLESGHPSPMSANQGKWFGNKHFSQTNAFLKSKEIKEIEWL, from the coding sequence ATGGAAATCAATCTTTCTCCGGAATGGCAAACAGTTTTAAAAGATGAAATTCAAAAACCATATTTCAATGAATTGATGTTGGCTTTGGATTTAGAATATCAAACAAATATTTGTTATCCACCTGCAGAATTGATTTTTTTGGCTTTTAATAATTGCTCTTTTGCAAATCTAAAAGTTGTTATTATTGGTCAGGATCCTTATCATGGAGAAGGAGAAGCCAATGGTTTAAGCTTTTCGGTAAATGATTCAGTTAAAATTCCGCCTTCATTGCGTAATATTTTTAGAGAATTAAACGATGATTTAGATGCTGTTTTTATGCCTACTTCGGGTAATTTAGAAAAATGGGCACAACAAGGTGTTTTGCTTCTAAATGCTTCATTAACTGTTCGGAAAGATAGTCCAAATAGTCATAAACACTTGAAATGGAATCTTTTTACAGATGCTGTAATTCAAGCAATTTCAGATCAAAAAGAAAATGTTGTCTTTTTATTATGGGGAAGTTTTGCTCAGAAAAAAGGCCTAAAAATTGATCGCTCGAAACATCATGTTTTAGAATCGGGACATCCTTCACCAATGAGTGCTAATCAGGGAAAATGGTTTGGAAACAAACATTTTAGTCAAACAAATGCTTTTTTGAAATCTAAAGAAATTAAAGAAATAGAGTGGTTGTAA
- a CDS encoding DNA mismatch repair protein MutS, producing MISITEKTLQDLQFPTVLETISAGCNTDIGKEKALQITPFRDKETLMQALMQTSEYVSSFQNNNAIPNHGFDAITNEIKFLAIEDSFLEVGSFRKIATLSSTSNFLLNFLKKFDNYYPNLNARASRVEYTKDIVTLIDAIVDKYGEIKDNASPTLSSIRQNMNIVRGKVNHSFGVALSHNNSLGYLDDIKESFVQNRRVLAVLAMYRRKVKGSILGSSKTGSIAYIEPEATLQYSRELANLEYEEKEEITRILKQLSNQIRPYLPLLIEYQEFLSDIDVVAGKAKYANRINGILPTITEERRLFFREAYHPILYLNNKQKNEITHPQTIELKQDNRIIVISGPNAGGKTISLKTVGLLQLMLQSGMLIPVHERSETFLFDRILTDIGDNQSIENHLSTYSYRLKNMNYFLKKCNKKTMFLIDEFGTGSDPELGGALAEIFLEEFYHREAFGIITTHYSNLKILANELPFATNANMMFDEKSLEPMYKLALGQAGSSFTFEVALKNGIPFGLINRAKKKIEVGKVRFDKTIATLQKERSKLEKTSINLKEEETRAREESKKMENINVKIKQKLESYQELYDSNQKTIYIGQKIEDISEKYFNNKNKKELIGEFLKIIEIENSKRKKATPKEAKAIIEKKKEVIAEVTVQVEEIRKEKKEKKLKPVIEKPKPTLKVGDRVRMLDGRSVGSIDSIEKNKATVNYGIFTSKVSLDELEFVEAGKK from the coding sequence ATGATATCCATTACCGAAAAAACATTACAAGATTTACAATTTCCAACAGTACTCGAAACCATCTCAGCAGGCTGTAATACTGATATTGGAAAAGAAAAAGCGCTACAAATAACACCTTTTAGAGATAAAGAAACTTTGATGCAGGCTTTGATGCAAACATCAGAGTATGTTTCGTCTTTCCAAAATAACAACGCAATTCCAAATCACGGATTTGACGCTATAACAAATGAAATTAAGTTTTTAGCAATTGAAGACAGCTTTCTTGAAGTAGGAAGTTTTAGAAAAATTGCAACACTTTCATCAACGTCGAACTTTTTGCTTAATTTCCTTAAAAAATTCGACAATTATTATCCAAACCTAAATGCAAGAGCTTCAAGAGTTGAATATACAAAAGACATTGTTACCTTAATTGACGCCATTGTAGACAAATATGGTGAAATAAAAGACAATGCTTCACCAACTTTATCAAGTATCCGTCAGAACATGAATATTGTTCGCGGTAAAGTAAACCACAGTTTTGGAGTTGCTCTTTCTCATAATAATAGTCTTGGATATTTAGATGATATTAAAGAAAGTTTTGTTCAAAATCGTAGAGTTTTAGCGGTTTTAGCCATGTATCGCCGTAAGGTAAAAGGTTCTATTTTAGGAAGTTCAAAAACCGGAAGTATCGCCTATATTGAACCAGAAGCTACTTTACAATATTCTCGTGAACTAGCTAATCTCGAATACGAGGAAAAAGAAGAAATCACAAGAATTTTAAAGCAATTATCAAATCAAATTCGTCCTTATTTACCTTTGTTAATTGAATATCAGGAATTTTTGAGCGATATAGATGTTGTTGCAGGAAAAGCGAAATATGCCAATAGAATAAACGGAATCTTACCAACAATTACAGAAGAAAGAAGATTATTTTTCAGAGAAGCTTATCATCCGATTTTGTATTTGAATAACAAACAAAAAAACGAAATTACACATCCTCAAACCATTGAATTAAAACAAGATAACCGTATTATTGTAATCTCCGGACCAAATGCGGGAGGAAAAACAATTTCGCTTAAAACAGTTGGCTTATTGCAATTAATGTTACAATCAGGTATGCTGATTCCAGTTCACGAACGAAGTGAAACTTTCTTGTTTGATAGGATTTTAACAGATATTGGAGACAATCAATCTATTGAAAATCACTTAAGTACTTATAGCTACCGATTAAAAAACATGAATTACTTCTTAAAGAAATGCAACAAGAAAACCATGTTTTTGATTGACGAATTTGGTACCGGTTCTGATCCTGAATTAGGTGGTGCTTTGGCGGAAATTTTCTTAGAAGAATTTTACCATCGTGAGGCTTTCGGAATTATTACAACACATTATTCAAACTTGAAAATTCTGGCGAACGAATTGCCTTTTGCTACAAATGCAAATATGATGTTTGACGAAAAATCATTAGAACCAATGTACAAGTTGGCTTTAGGTCAAGCCGGAAGTTCGTTTACTTTTGAAGTGGCACTAAAAAACGGAATTCCATTTGGATTGATTAATCGCGCCAAAAAGAAAATTGAAGTTGGTAAAGTTCGTTTTGATAAAACCATTGCAACACTTCAGAAAGAAAGATCGAAGCTCGAAAAAACTTCTATAAATCTAAAAGAAGAAGAAACCCGGGCACGTGAAGAAAGCAAAAAGATGGAAAACATCAATGTAAAAATCAAACAAAAATTGGAAAGCTATCAGGAATTATACGACAGCAACCAAAAGACTATTTACATTGGTCAGAAAATTGAAGATATTTCAGAGAAATATTTCAATAATAAAAACAAGAAAGAACTTATTGGTGAGTTTTTGAAAATTATTGAGATCGAAAATTCAAAACGCAAAAAAGCCACTCCAAAAGAAGCCAAAGCCATAATCGAAAAGAAAAAAGAAGTTATTGCCGAAGTAACAGTTCAGGTTGAAGAAATTCGAAAAGAGAAAAAAGAGAAAAAACTCAAACCTGTCATCGAAAAACCAAAACCAACTTTGAAAGTCGGTGATCGAGTAAGAATGTTAGACGGAAGATCCGTGGGAAGTATTGATTCTATCGAAAAAAACAAAGCAACGGTTAATTACGGAATCTTTACTTCGAAAGTAAGTTTAGATGAATTGGAATTTGTTGAAGCCGGGAAGAAATAA
- a CDS encoding thiol-disulfide oxidoreductase DCC family protein has product MQNLQKNKKIILFDGICNLCNGAVQFIIKHDKKDIFRFVALQSELGIEICKSIGLDQTKIDSIVLYNPGIAYYYKSSAVIEIAKELGGIYGLISIFKIFPEKVRNYIYDYVAKNRYKWYGKKESCMIPTPELKSKFLNSN; this is encoded by the coding sequence ATGCAAAATCTTCAAAAAAATAAAAAAATAATCCTCTTTGACGGTATTTGCAATCTTTGTAACGGCGCTGTTCAGTTTATCATCAAGCACGATAAAAAAGATATATTTCGTTTTGTAGCTTTGCAATCTGAATTGGGAATCGAGATTTGTAAATCTATTGGTCTAGATCAGACTAAAATTGATAGCATAGTTTTATACAATCCTGGTATTGCTTATTATTATAAATCTTCGGCTGTTATTGAAATTGCAAAAGAACTGGGAGGAATTTATGGTTTAATTTCTATTTTTAAAATATTTCCGGAAAAAGTTCGAAATTATATTTACGATTACGTTGCCAAAAATCGTTACAAATGGTATGGCAAAAAAGAAAGTTGCATGATTCCTACTCCGGAACTGAAGTCGAAATTTTTAAATTCCAATTAA
- the ettA gene encoding energy-dependent translational throttle protein EttA — protein sequence MSDDKKVIFSMQKLSKTYQGADKPVLKNIYLSFFYGAKIGILGLNGSGKSSLLKIIAGVDKNYQGDVVFQPGYTVGYLEQEPILDDSKTVIEIVREGAAETMAVLEEYNQINDLFGLPENYEDQDKMDKLMDRQAALQDKIDALGAWEIDTKLEIAMDALRTPEGDTPIKNLSGGERRRVALCRLLLQQPDVLLLDEPTNHLDAESVLWLEQHLAQYSGTVIAVTHDRYFLDNVAGWILELDRGEGIPWKGNYSSWLDQKSTRMAQEEKVASKRRKTLERELDWVRQGAKGRQTKQKARLQNYDKLLNEDQKQLDENLEIYIPNGPRLGTNVIEAKNVAKAFGDKLLYDNLNFTLPQAGIVGIIGPNGAGKSTIFKMIMGEQQTDSGEFSVGETVKIAYVDQSHSNIDPNKSIWENFADGQELIMMGGKQVNSRAYLSRFNFGGGEQNKKVSMLSGGERNRLHLAMTLKEEGNVLLLDEPTNDLDVNTLRALEEGLENFAGCAVIISHDRWFLDRICTHILAFEGDSEVYYFEGGFSEYEENKKKRLGGDLTPKRLKYRKLIR from the coding sequence ATGTCAGACGATAAGAAAGTAATTTTCTCAATGCAAAAATTGAGCAAAACCTATCAGGGAGCAGACAAACCAGTACTTAAAAATATTTATTTAAGCTTCTTTTACGGAGCTAAAATTGGTATTCTTGGATTAAATGGTTCTGGAAAATCTTCTCTTTTAAAGATTATTGCCGGAGTAGATAAAAATTATCAGGGAGATGTTGTTTTTCAACCAGGTTACACAGTTGGTTACTTGGAGCAAGAGCCAATTCTTGATGATTCTAAAACAGTTATCGAAATTGTTCGTGAAGGAGCAGCAGAAACAATGGCGGTTTTAGAAGAATACAATCAAATCAATGATTTATTTGGTCTTCCTGAAAACTACGAAGATCAGGACAAAATGGATAAGTTGATGGATCGTCAGGCAGCTTTACAAGACAAAATTGATGCTCTTGGTGCTTGGGAAATCGATACAAAACTTGAAATCGCAATGGATGCTTTACGTACTCCGGAAGGAGATACGCCAATTAAGAACCTTTCAGGAGGTGAGCGTCGTCGTGTAGCTTTATGTCGTTTGTTGTTGCAACAACCGGATGTATTGCTTCTTGATGAGCCTACCAACCACTTAGATGCTGAATCTGTACTTTGGTTAGAGCAGCACTTAGCACAATATTCAGGAACTGTAATTGCTGTAACGCACGATAGATATTTCTTGGATAATGTTGCTGGTTGGATTTTAGAGTTAGATAGAGGAGAAGGTATTCCTTGGAAAGGAAATTATTCTTCTTGGTTAGACCAAAAATCAACCCGTATGGCACAAGAAGAAAAAGTAGCTTCAAAACGTAGAAAAACTTTAGAGCGTGAGCTTGACTGGGTTCGTCAAGGAGCAAAAGGTCGTCAGACAAAACAAAAAGCGCGTTTACAGAATTACGACAAATTATTAAACGAAGATCAAAAACAACTGGATGAAAATCTGGAAATCTATATCCCGAACGGTCCACGTTTAGGAACAAATGTTATTGAAGCAAAAAATGTAGCCAAAGCTTTTGGTGATAAATTGTTATACGATAATTTGAACTTTACTTTGCCACAAGCTGGTATTGTTGGAATTATTGGACCAAATGGTGCTGGTAAATCAACCATTTTCAAAATGATTATGGGAGAGCAGCAAACAGATAGCGGAGAATTTTCGGTTGGTGAAACTGTAAAAATCGCTTACGTAGATCAGTCACACTCTAACATTGACCCAAATAAATCTATCTGGGAAAACTTTGCTGATGGTCAGGAATTGATTATGATGGGCGGAAAACAAGTAAATTCAAGAGCTTATTTATCACGTTTTAATTTTGGTGGAGGCGAGCAAAATAAAAAAGTTTCAATGTTATCTGGTGGTGAGCGTAACCGTTTGCACTTAGCAATGACATTAAAAGAAGAAGGAAACGTACTTTTATTAGATGAGCCAACGAATGATTTAGATGTAAATACACTTCGTGCTCTTGAAGAAGGTTTGGAGAATTTTGCTGGTTGTGCCGTTATTATTTCGCACGACAGATGGTTCTTAGATAGAATTTGTACACACATTCTGGCTTTCGAAGGAGATTCTGAAGTTTACTATTTCGAAGGAGGTTTCTCTGAATATGAAGAAAATAAAAAGAAACGTTTAGGTGGTGATTTAACTCCAAAACGTTTGAAATACAGAAAATTAATTAGATAA
- a CDS encoding CAL67264 family membrane protein: MNKNTVLGWATFIMILMGLLLIGLGAFRYSEVSGWGFAATGVGFLANAWVFNALKGRV; encoded by the coding sequence ATGAATAAAAATACCGTTTTAGGATGGGCTACTTTTATAATGATACTTATGGGATTGTTACTTATTGGTCTTGGAGCTTTTAGATACAGTGAAGTATCTGGCTGGGGATTTGCGGCAACAGGAGTTGGTTTTTTAGCTAATGCCTGGGTTTTTAATGCGTTGAAAGGTAGAGTTTAG
- the holA gene encoding DNA polymerase III subunit delta: protein MDEVVKIVNDIKAGNIKPIYFLMGEEPYYIDKLSEYIEENVLSEEEKGFNQTVLYGRDVSVEDIVSTAKRYPMMSDRQVVIVKEAQDLSRTIDKIESYVNNPMETTVLVFCYKYKTLDKRKKVTKLLAQNGIVYESKKLYENQVGDWIKRVLAGKKYTIDPKANAMLVEFLGTDLSKINNELEKLQIILPQGTVITPQHIEENIGFSKDYNVFELRKAIGERNQLKAYKIAENFAHNPKEYPLVMTTGLVFGFFVQLLKYHGLKDKNPKNVATAIGVNPYFLKEYDLAIKNYPMRKVSQIVGALRDVDVKSKGVGANALPQSDLLKEMLYKIFN from the coding sequence ATGGATGAAGTTGTAAAAATTGTTAATGATATAAAGGCTGGAAATATCAAACCAATATATTTTTTAATGGGCGAAGAGCCTTATTATATTGACAAATTATCTGAATATATTGAAGAGAATGTCCTTTCGGAAGAAGAGAAAGGATTTAATCAAACGGTATTATATGGTAGAGATGTTTCTGTAGAAGACATAGTTTCAACGGCCAAACGCTATCCTATGATGTCTGATCGTCAGGTTGTTATTGTAAAAGAAGCACAAGATTTATCAAGAACAATTGATAAAATAGAATCGTATGTTAATAATCCGATGGAAACAACAGTTCTTGTTTTTTGTTATAAATATAAAACACTTGATAAGCGTAAAAAAGTTACAAAACTTTTAGCTCAAAACGGAATCGTTTACGAAAGTAAAAAACTATACGAAAATCAAGTTGGTGATTGGATAAAGCGTGTTCTTGCAGGAAAAAAATATACGATTGACCCAAAAGCAAACGCTATGTTGGTGGAATTTTTAGGAACAGATTTGAGTAAAATCAATAATGAGTTAGAGAAATTACAAATTATTTTGCCACAAGGAACTGTAATTACACCACAACATATTGAGGAAAATATTGGTTTTAGTAAAGATTACAATGTCTTCGAACTTCGAAAAGCAATTGGAGAACGCAATCAGCTAAAAGCATATAAAATAGCAGAGAATTTTGCACACAATCCAAAAGAATATCCGCTGGTAATGACAACAGGATTGGTCTTTGGCTTTTTTGTTCAGCTTTTAAAATACCACGGATTAAAAGATAAAAATCCTAAAAATGTTGCCACTGCAATTGGCGTAAATCCTTATTTTTTAAAGGAATATGATTTGGCAATAAAAAATTATCCAATGCGAAAAGTGAGTCAAATCGTAGGAGCATTACGAGACGTAGATGTCAAAAGCAAAGGGGTAGGAGCCAACGCATTGCCACAGTCAGATTTGTTAAAAGAAATGCTTTACAAAATATTTAATTAA
- a CDS encoding type I restriction enzyme HsdR N-terminal domain-containing protein, with product MQQLNFPTYTFRFKNSENKVSIFDEIRKKFIILTPEEWVRQHVVHFLMNEKKYPKSLINVEKVLTVNGLRKRYDVVVFNSDGSIHILVECKAPEVKISQATFDQIARYNMTMQARFLNVTNGLSHFYCQMDFENEKYQFLRDLPDYNK from the coding sequence ATGCAGCAATTAAATTTTCCTACTTATACTTTCCGATTCAAAAATAGCGAAAATAAAGTGTCTATTTTTGATGAAATCAGGAAAAAATTTATCATTCTTACACCTGAAGAATGGGTTCGGCAACACGTTGTTCATTTCTTGATGAATGAAAAAAAATACCCCAAATCACTTATTAATGTAGAAAAAGTTTTAACTGTCAACGGATTACGAAAACGATACGATGTTGTGGTCTTTAATTCTGATGGTTCTATACATATATTAGTAGAGTGCAAGGCGCCTGAGGTGAAAATTTCTCAGGCAACTTTTGATCAAATTGCCCGTTATAATATGACAATGCAGGCACGGTTTTTGAATGTAACGAATGGTCTCAGCCATTTTTATTGTCAAATGGATTTTGAAAACGAAAAATACCAGTTTTTAAGAGACTTGCCGGATTATAACAAATAA
- a CDS encoding glycosyltransferase family 2 protein, with translation MDKIAVVILNWNGVKLLEQFLPSIIQFSEEATIYVADNASTDDSINFVKQNFPSIKIVQNTGNYGFAKGYNDALQHIKAEIYALVNSDIEVTENWLKPIIQTFDTEKQTAIIQPKILDFKNKEYFEYAGAAGGFIDKYGFPFCRGRIFETIEKDNGQYDDNCELFWASGACFFIRSEVYHELGGFDESFFAHQEEIDLCWRTANEGHIIKYNSGSVVYHVGGATLEHGNPRKTFLNFRNSLLMLVKNLPKKRLFFVILFRMILDGIAGIRFLTQGRFSHTLAILKAHFSFYYISLKYIRKRKDFQIQQYYTVKSIVYLYYIRKLGVFKEIFNSNQNIKN, from the coding sequence TTGGATAAAATAGCTGTTGTCATTTTAAATTGGAACGGTGTAAAGTTGTTGGAACAATTTTTACCTTCAATTATTCAGTTTTCAGAAGAAGCTACTATATATGTAGCAGATAATGCATCGACTGATGATTCTATAAATTTTGTCAAACAAAATTTCCCATCTATTAAAATTGTTCAAAACACTGGAAATTACGGTTTTGCAAAAGGCTATAATGATGCTTTGCAGCATATTAAAGCTGAAATTTATGCTTTAGTAAATTCAGATATTGAAGTGACGGAGAATTGGCTTAAACCAATAATTCAAACTTTTGATACTGAAAAACAAACTGCTATAATTCAGCCTAAAATACTTGATTTTAAGAATAAAGAATATTTTGAATATGCGGGTGCCGCTGGCGGATTTATTGATAAATACGGTTTTCCGTTCTGTCGTGGCCGAATTTTTGAAACCATCGAAAAAGACAATGGCCAGTACGACGATAATTGTGAATTATTTTGGGCTTCGGGAGCTTGTTTTTTTATCAGAAGCGAAGTATATCATGAATTAGGCGGATTTGACGAAAGCTTTTTTGCACATCAGGAAGAAATTGATTTATGCTGGAGAACTGCAAACGAAGGGCACATTATAAAATACAACTCAGGATCTGTTGTTTATCATGTTGGAGGTGCAACATTAGAGCATGGAAATCCAAGAAAGACATTTTTGAATTTTAGAAATTCACTATTAATGCTTGTTAAAAACTTACCTAAAAAAAGGCTGTTTTTTGTGATTCTCTTTCGAATGATTTTAGACGGTATTGCTGGTATTCGATTTCTTACACAAGGGAGGTTTAGCCATACTTTGGCCATTTTAAAAGCACACTTTTCGTTTTATTACATATCTTTAAAGTATATAAGAAAAAGAAAAGATTTTCAAATACAACAATACTATACCGTTAAAAGTATCGTTTACCTTTATTACATCAGGAAATTGGGTGTTTTTAAAGAAATCTTTAACAGTAATCAAAATATTAAAAACTAA